The Vicia villosa cultivar HV-30 ecotype Madison, WI linkage group LG1, Vvil1.0, whole genome shotgun sequence genome includes a region encoding these proteins:
- the LOC131644410 gene encoding ribosome-recycling factor, chloroplastic — protein MATSFSPTTPLRSIFQNHPKPLLLSHHSDSSSYSFKRSSTYATLNLPRNFTLSRNGKPLLSRRKGIVRAATIEEIEAEKASIEKDVKSRMEKTLDNVRSNFSSIRTGRATPAMLDKIEVEYYGSPVSLKSIAQISTPDASSLLVQPYDKSSLKSIEKAIVNSDVGMTPNNDGDVIRLSIPQLTSDRRKELTKIVSKQLEEGKVALRNIRRDALKAYEKLEKEKKLSEDNVKDLSSDLQKLTDDYIKKVDVIYKQKEKELLTV, from the exons ATGGCAACCTCTTTCTCTCCCACAACACCACTCCGTTCCATCTTCCAAAACCATCCCAAACCTCTTCTTCTCTCCCACCACTCAG ATTCCTCCTCTTACAGCTTCAAACGCTCTTCAACCTATGCCACTCTTAACCTCCCTCGCAACTTCACACTCTCTAGGAATGGAAAACCTCTACTCTCTAGAAG AAAGGGAATTGTGAGGGCTGCTACTATTGAAGAAATTGAAGCTGAAAAAGCATCTATTGAGAAAGATGTT AAAAGCAGAATGGAAAAGACTCTTGATAATGTTCGGTCGAATTTCAGTTCCATTAGAACCGGAAGAGCAACCCCGGCTATGCTTGACAAAATTGAG GTAGAATACTATGGATCTCCAGTTAGCTTGAAGAGCATTGCTCAAATAAGCACTCCTGATGCCAGTTCTCTGTTGGTACAACCATATGACAAATCAAG CTTGAAGTCTATTGAGAAAGCCATAGTTAACTCTGATGTTGGTATGACTCCAAATAACGATGGAGATGTGATAAGGTTGAGTATCCCTCAATTGACATCTGATAGACGAAAG GAACTAACGAAGATAGTGTCTAAACAACTTGAAGAAGGGAAG GTGGCTTTGAGGAACATAAGAAGAGATGCTTTGAAAGCTTATGAAAAACTTGAAAAG GAAAAAAAGCTTTCGGAAGATAATGTGAAGGACTTGTCTAGTGACTTGCAG AAGCTGACAGATGATTATATAAAGAAGGTTGATGTGATCTACAAACAGAAAGAAAAG GAGTTGCTGACTGTTTAA